Proteins encoded in a region of the Shewanella polaris genome:
- a CDS encoding Fis family transcriptional regulator has product MRKTDKKIDNQLRQGLTLVCDHSIEVYPGFAWITHKVDYTAFPKSLRIVCVFDTELQLRQFNQENHKTTLLNLIKRTLSQFGIDLKDISQHVSFDTETACEQQHNGNWALRLSGSSHSIK; this is encoded by the coding sequence ATGCGTAAAACTGACAAAAAGATAGACAATCAACTAAGACAAGGATTAACCCTTGTGTGCGATCATTCAATCGAGGTTTATCCTGGTTTTGCATGGATTACCCATAAAGTTGATTACACTGCATTTCCTAAAAGTTTACGCATTGTTTGTGTTTTCGATACTGAGCTGCAACTCAGGCAGTTTAATCAGGAGAACCATAAAACGACGTTATTAAACTTGATTAAACGCACACTCAGTCAATTTGGTATTGACCTAAAAGATATCAGTCAGCATGTGAGCTTTGATACCGAAACGGCTTGTGAACAGCAACATAATGGTAACTGGGCATTGCGCTTAAGTGGCAGCAGCCACAGCATTAAATAA
- a CDS encoding permease, with product MFQIFSDFASWLVFSVIGLSAETKLGDALHFFVEDVTKIFALLLIMIYLIALVRASLNVERVRDYLAGKHRGLGYLMGSGFGVVTPFCSCSSIPVFLGFTSAGIPLGITMSFLITSPLINEVAILLLMSLLGLKFTLLYIVVGMSVGMLGGFFLDSIKAERWLQSFAAEALKRGQKKGGEATIADGANAQKMSFPQRHQFAKTEMLDIFGRVWKWVIIGVGLGAALHGFVPDGWIGEHLGDGQWWSVPAAVLLGIPLYSNATGVIPVMESLIINGLPIGTTLAFCMSTVAASFPEFILLKQVMQWRLLAILFCVLLVAFTLVGWIFNALAPVL from the coding sequence ATGTTTCAGATCTTTTCTGATTTTGCATCTTGGCTGGTTTTCAGTGTAATAGGGTTGTCTGCAGAGACTAAACTCGGCGACGCGCTACATTTTTTTGTTGAAGATGTGACTAAAATTTTTGCTTTGCTTCTGATAATGATTTACCTCATCGCTTTAGTGCGGGCGTCGTTAAATGTGGAACGTGTCAGGGATTATTTAGCCGGTAAACACAGAGGATTAGGTTACTTAATGGGATCTGGCTTTGGTGTAGTGACGCCATTTTGTTCTTGCTCGAGTATCCCGGTATTTTTAGGTTTTACGTCTGCAGGGATCCCTTTGGGGATCACCATGAGCTTTTTGATTACCTCACCTTTAATTAACGAGGTCGCGATATTATTGTTGATGAGTTTATTAGGGCTTAAGTTTACCTTACTTTATATTGTCGTTGGCATGAGTGTGGGTATGTTAGGCGGTTTCTTTCTCGACAGTATTAAGGCTGAGCGTTGGCTGCAATCATTTGCGGCTGAAGCGTTAAAGCGCGGTCAGAAAAAGGGCGGTGAAGCAACGATTGCTGATGGTGCCAATGCGCAAAAAATGTCGTTCCCACAAAGACACCAGTTTGCCAAAACTGAAATGCTGGATATTTTTGGCCGAGTGTGGAAATGGGTCATTATTGGTGTCGGTTTAGGCGCAGCATTACACGGTTTTGTACCAGATGGATGGATTGGCGAGCATTTGGGGGACGGACAATGGTGGTCAGTTCCTGCTGCGGTGTTGTTGGGTATTCCACTTTATTCCAATGCGACTGGGGTTATTCCGGTTATGGAAAGTCTGATTATTAATGGTCTACCGATAGGAACTACATTGGCATTTTGTATGAGCACGGTTGCAGCCAGTTTTCCTGAGTTTATTTTGTTAAAACAAGTGATGCAATGGCGTTTGCTGGCAATATTATTTTGTGTGTTATTAGTAGCATTCACTCTCGTCGGTTGGATCTTTAATGCGTTAGCACCGGTATTATGA
- a CDS encoding thioredoxin family protein yields the protein MKTVKILGSGCKKCLETAELAQAVADEKGVAIKIEKVTDMAKIMDYDVMSTPAVVVDEKVVHKGSKPTKEQMSAWI from the coding sequence ATGAAGACGGTTAAAATTTTGGGTTCTGGTTGTAAAAAGTGTCTTGAAACCGCAGAGCTTGCCCAAGCTGTTGCGGATGAAAAGGGTGTTGCAATAAAAATCGAAAAAGTCACTGATATGGCTAAAATTATGGATTATGACGTTATGAGTACGCCAGCAGTGGTGGTTGATGAGAAAGTGGTTCATAAAGGCAGTAAACCCACTAAAGAACAGATGTCAGCGTGGATATAA
- a CDS encoding YHYH protein, translated as MKLFVKHRQFTQSILCTLVLAGLLTACDSSDDDTMSTDDSTTVVDTSTDNGVSTDNSTDGVICDYSYSEFNDSESIGYNSESQWTCADDMRELVANGIPDHEVGTFPNDGNPNMITEQVITASITLLPVQTDVATQLGGPSGPQGYVLNGVKIDASTAGTCDDSGLICDAAMNVGNWNIEALGQSSFDFGTDDNNAHVQPSGEYHYHGIPEGFITLHGGSSDTMTLIAWASDGFPIYARYGYTTADDATSELKVVTGSYQLVTEVSDSRPSTDLYALGTFKQDWEYVEGSGDLDECNGRVGVTPEFPNGIYHYYATDSYPFFQRCVKGEVESTGQLPPA; from the coding sequence ATGAAACTATTCGTAAAACATCGTCAGTTTACTCAATCTATATTGTGTACTTTGGTATTAGCAGGTTTATTAACGGCCTGTGACAGCAGTGATGATGACACAATGTCAACCGATGACAGTACAACTGTGGTAGACACTTCGACAGATAATGGTGTGAGTACCGACAACAGCACCGATGGTGTGATATGTGATTATTCATACAGCGAATTTAACGATTCTGAGTCAATTGGCTATAACAGCGAATCGCAATGGACATGTGCTGATGATATGCGTGAGTTAGTCGCCAATGGAATTCCAGACCACGAAGTAGGTACCTTTCCTAATGATGGCAATCCCAACATGATCACAGAGCAAGTGATCACAGCGAGTATTACCTTGTTGCCAGTTCAAACCGATGTGGCTACTCAATTAGGTGGGCCTTCAGGACCGCAGGGTTATGTATTAAACGGGGTGAAAATAGATGCCAGTACCGCCGGTACTTGTGATGATTCAGGTTTAATTTGTGATGCAGCTATGAATGTCGGTAATTGGAACATTGAGGCACTGGGTCAATCTAGTTTTGATTTTGGTACTGACGACAACAATGCTCATGTTCAGCCTAGTGGCGAATATCATTACCATGGAATACCAGAAGGTTTTATTACGCTCCACGGCGGCAGTAGTGACACCATGACCTTAATTGCATGGGCTTCTGATGGATTCCCTATTTATGCCCGTTATGGTTATACCACTGCAGATGATGCGACTTCCGAACTTAAAGTTGTCACAGGCAGTTACCAGTTGGTCACAGAGGTAAGTGATAGCAGACCTTCAACCGATTTATATGCCTTAGGTACGTTTAAACAAGACTGGGAATATGTAGAAGGCTCTGGCGATTTGGATGAATGTAATGGCCGAGTTGGTGTCACTCCTGAGTTTCCTAATGGCATTTATCATTATTATGCAACAGATAGTTATCCATTTTTTCAACGTTGCGTAAAAGGTGAAGTTGAATCAACAGGACAATTACCTCCAGCTTAA